TATAGAAAATCTTATACGACCATTTTACACTTTCCAGCTGTAAATGTATATCTAGTAGTTAGCtctctttcaattttttttttgtttttttttccgtCGATTTGGAAGCTTTTATGTATTATATATGCATAAGAAAGACGAGTCATCTCGCTAGTCCGTTTTGGCAttgttgagtggattaaataaggatagattaatagtcaaatatttatcgttaaaattttaagttgttttaataatcattttgacccgatttaagatctaattttattgataactatttgattaataaaattggatcttaaaccgggtcaaaatgattattaaaacatcttaaaattttaacgataaatatttgactattaatctatccttatttaatctaCCCAACCAAACACCCccataatatatatgtatatatcatATATGTCACCCCAAAAAAATATGTGCAAATATTAATCTtgacaataaaaaaattttgttgagTGTAAATAGGATCATGCCAAACTTTCCTCGAGAGTTGAAAAAATATGAAACATATCGAAATTACGCTTGATTTCTATAACACAGATGATGTTGCATGTATAAAATGCTAGACAAAAATTCAACACGTATATTATTAATGTGTAGTTATTGATTTCCACTTGAGAAAACTTAACTTCAATTCACTCAAGAAATATATAATATAGCTTCCTTAGCTCTCACAACTCACGTACGCCAACTCCTATATTCTTGGTTTACTTCAAACTATTTAATTTGGCCTGTATACACTGTATTTCTTGAAATGAAAATCACACTCGAACGAAAAGTTGAAATTCACACAAATTCTGCATTTAGATTCAACATTTTGGCAGATCTTTAGGAGGTGGGATAGGGATTCATTTGGACCATTTCCATTGTCCACCAACGCCGCCATTTTCAGCCCCCATGTTGTGTGCTCTTCCAAATGGCAATGCATGAACCAAACTCCTGAAAATTTTACGCGCTACGATTGTTAGATTTTTCTTCCAAAATACATTACATTGGCTTATGCTGAGTCCCAGATGGATCGATATATTTTTACCTGGATTATCTGATCGGAATATGAAAGCTATACCCATCCACAAGTTGGCACACCGATTGTGTTAATCCTTTCGAAAGGATCAACAAGATTGAAGTTCTTAGGATCTGTATTTGGATTATAATTCCCTAACACTTTTCCCACTGCAAAGAACTTGAATCCGTGCAGATGAACAGGATGGTTTTCCGGCGCAATAATTCCAGTATCCTGTAGCACAACATGAACTGTGTCATTGTAAGAAACCCTATAAACCGGTCAGTTCGATTATGGGTGTGTGGGCAGTGCCCACACCCCATATGAGTGGTTGAAATTCCACCTCatggggaaaaaaaaattaaaaaaaaataaaattgggccagaaaaaattctgacccttggatgtacccctgaaggcagtgcctgcaggggtaggatgaaataatccCTATAAACCATTGTCCCACTCGTAGTCCCTAGATTGGAAGGTGGGGTGCCGGTATAGCATTTCTTGCGGGCGGGGTTGTAGTGAGAATGGTCGAATTTTTGTAGGACATTCGCCTGATATTTGATGGAATTGAGACTCCTTAATGAGTTCGTGAAACTGTTAGCAACAGGTGTAGCATTTCTGGCGGGCGGGGTTGCAAACGTGGTCGGAGAAATGGCCTGGGTGCCGGAGTAATGCATAGTGTGGTGGCCGCCATGTTGTCCAGCGCGACCATAACGTTGTCGCCGCCACCAAGTACTTTCCGACGTACACCTTGATCAGCTGCATGTCACGAGCACATTGGCTGTCTGACCTGGTGCGATCAAGATTGTCTGTTTTGAAGGGTTTCACGTTAGTGGCATCGACTTCTACTACAGTCATTTTGTGGCCTGCAATCTTGAAGAAGAGCTCTTCGTTGTCTGATAAAAGGGAAAGATATATTATTCTCTGaaacaatatatattatattgctTATTACTTATTAGTACAtactttaaattattaaattgtttttggATCGAtcgatttcaaatatatttttgttgttcaaATAAATGagattaaaaaaataagatCATAAACTTCAAATTCACCTCTTACGtgattatataaaatatttcgtgttgatgATAATGAATTTCAAGTTCACTCAATAAAGATTTCGTTTGAAATTCTATCCTACATTTTATAATTTACCGTGAATAAATATGATATGAATTTAACATTTGATCTATTGTTTCGttgttaacaataaaattataatcgaaATCCACGAATTTCAAATCCATATAGTTAAATACAAccttaaattcaaatttaagaCATTCAGTTGGCAATTGCATACGTAACATGCATGTGTGTTGTTACGGGTATAATAGTTTCACCCGTGATAAATTTATATTGTGTAGAGCTGAATACTTTCTTTTTTAGGCAAAAATCAAAGTTGTGACGTACAAATGATCTTCAATTTTGTCCAATTGTGATAAGATATTAGTTACGTTTGAACAATTTATATGCAAAAATAGACATGGATGTGgtgaaaattcaaaaatatatattttaaacacaAATACTCAaacaataaaattttgaaagactaaaattttcattaattatttttagcaaCAAATTTATTGGACACTAGTTATTCTGCACACGCGATGTGTGTGTATAGTCTTTTTATCGTTATCGATTGACCTAAAgtaaaatttgacaaattatgaaGGGACTAAgtgatatttgaattgttgaaataaataTGAGTGGTCTCATTGAGACCGTCTCAGGAAATCCGTGAGAGGTAACCCTACCATATCACAATAAAagtatactcttagcataaaaagtaatattttttcagggTGACCCAATAGTATCGTCTCAGAATATTAACACACAATTTTTGCCAAAATAAATATGTGtgttgaatttaaaaaaaacaaaaaacaaaaaaacaaaacaaaagtgtaataatTAGTATCATATTAATGTAAACAGTGGGACGAAAAATTTGGATGTCTTTTTAAATGTATTACTATCATATCatcaattttaataaaatcagaatagataaattatttatttcgtaCAAGAaggataaatatttttcttattaatttcagaaaaattattctgattttagtacataaaatcatgtcatgttctattattatttttgacatttttctttttttttttaaggaatGTCCTTTGTCTTTTATTCCATGAAAATTCGTGAGGTCTAAGGGTgatgagattttttttaaaaaaaaattaatcaaggagatgatttaaaatttcaaattggTTGAACCCCATGCATGTTCTCATAAGACGTCAtatgaattaatttaaaaacTTTATATTTACCAAAATATGCATATGAATTAATTTGAAAACTTCATATTTATCACATTTTGCTAAATAATCGAAATAAATTAATGATTCATTAAAAAGGCATATCAAATGTGAGACGTCTCACGGATTTATGTCCGTGAAACGAGTCGATCTAGTCTATAAATATAGTAAAAAGTAATATGTTaggtataaaaagtaataatttttcatctgTAAAATCGAATAACATATTCATCTTACAAAATTGAATAATAAAACCATttgaatttttatgtttatttgaccaCTATTAGCCACCAAAAATATTATCTCCGCATATCTAGGGCTTCGATGAATGGCAAGAATTGCTCATATCGATACAACGTTCTATATCAATTAATACTGTATGATAATGATACGATTACCGAGCACAGTTCCCAATCTATGCTGCTTTTCCTCGCATGCAATCTCTTATCTCCCCCCcatttaaattttcttaaagATTTGATCTTTGTTGTTCGTCTGTTTTGATCAAATCTTGATAATAACCAAGATGCAACAGGCATAAATCCTGGTTTTGTTACTTTCTTGTAAAAGCTGGGATTTTTTTCGTTGGCTTGTCGTCTTCTGCATGCGACGCTTTTATACGCTTCTTGGGATATCAGGATTCAAGTTTGTTTCTGAATCTTTGTGGGTTCTTTCTGGTTTTGATAATCTTaggttttttttaaacttttttgTTTGAATCCGTGAAAAGCTCCGAGTACTAGATTTTGGGAATTTCAGATTCTATTGTCAAGAAAGCTTGTTATAATTGGTTTCTCTCTCTTCCGATTTTGCTTTCTTCATAAATGGGTGATTAATTATGAGATTCCATGAATATTTTAATGGATCTAGGCCATATCAAGAGCTTTGGGTTTAACTTTTGTCTCAAACATTCTCGTACTACATAATTTAATATCATTATTTAGCTTTTTTGTGGTGCCCTACTTTCAGATCGTGTGGATCCTACCTGTAAAGAATACAACAATTTCTATAATCTTTTCAAAAGCCTTTTTTTCGTTGAAATAGTCCTGGGGATATAATCATAGATTTTCCATGAATTAAGAAGCATCAATTTACAATTAGTTTATAATTcagattatgatttatgattaagaCTTGTGTTATGTTGCTCCCTTTAGAATCCTCTTGCTAGACTGAATGATGTTCTATATGAACATAGTTACTAACtaaatttcttgctttcttatGTGGATGAATTCTGCTCTATATTGGTTTGGTGGTTGATTTTAACGACTCTATATGATGTAATTAATTACCAGGATTACGGGGGGAAGAGTTAAAGATTGCAGCCATGGGAGAAGAGTATATGCATACAAATGACGGGACTTTGGATATCCACAAAAGACCAGCTAATAAGGAGAAAACTGGAAACTGGAAAGCATGCCGCTTCATCCTCTGTGAGATTTTTGTCTCTGTTCTACGTGTGCTTTAAAGTTTCAGCATTTTTTTGTTGCATGATAATTGGTGAATTTATATTTCCCACAGTAACTGAGTGTTGCGAGAGATTGGCATACTATGGAATGGGCACTAATTTGGTAAACTATCTAGAGCTACGTCTTAACCAAGGGAACGCAACTGCATCGAACACTGTCACAAATTGGTCAGGAACCTGCTACATAACTCCACTTATTGGTGCTTTCTTGGCTGATTCATACCTGGGAAGATATTGGACCATTGCGACTTTCTCTACAATCTACGTTCTTGTATGTTATTTGTGTGATTGTGCCTTTAATATTTTCTATATCATAGTAAACTACTCGTTCTGGTTTAATTTTACTAAAGTAGCATGATACTGCTAGGGACAAATTTGATGTAGATTCAATGGGTTATGATTTTTTCTGGTCACAGGGAATGACACTTTTGACGATATCTGCTTCGGTTCATGGGCTAAAGCCAGAATGTGATGAGAATGCTTGCCATCCTACGTCGTCACAAACCGCCATCTTCTTTGTGGCTCTATACTTGATTGCTCTTGGAACAGGTGGAATCAAACCCTGCGTCTCCTCCTTTGGTGCCGATCAATTTGATGAAAGTGATGAAAacgaaaagaagaagaagagttCTTTCTTTAATTGGTTTTACATGTCGATTAACGTTGGTGCTCTTATAGCTGCATCCGTCTTGGTTTGGATACAAATGAACGTGGGCTGGAGTTGGGGGTTCGGGATTCCAGCAGTTTCTATGGCCATTGCAGTTGCATTTTTTTTCTTTGGAAGCCATTTGTATCGGATACAAGTACCAGGAGGGAGTCCCCTAACAAGAATTGCTCAGGTTTTGGTTGCATCCTTGAGAAAAGCCCACGTAAAAGTTCCCTTGGACAGGTCTCTTCTTTATGAGACAGTCGATATGGAATCTAAAATTCAGGGCAGCCGCAAACTTGAGCACACCGAGAAGTTCAGGTAATATTCCGAACCCTCTGATATTAGTACATTAGCAACACGTTGAATATGGTAGCACTAATTGTAGCATGTTGAAACTAGGTTCTTTGATAAGGCAGCAGTGGAGACTGAAACCGATGATTCGAAAGGGGAAGGGCAACCATGGAAACTCTGTACGGTGACTCAGGTCGAAGAGTTTAAATCTGTAATCCGCCTACTCCCAATTTGGGCTTCTGGAATCGTTTTCTCTACCGTCTACAGTCAAATGAGCACAATGTTTGTTCTACAAGGTAACACCATGGATCAAAGCATCGGACCAAACTTCAAGATTCCATCAGCTTCCCTGTCGCTTTTTGATACATTAAGTGTAATATTCTGGACACTTGTGTATGACTTGGTAATCATTCCAAAGGCAAGAAAATTCACTGGAAATGAGAGGGGATTCACACAGCTCCAAAGAATGGGAATCGGGCTAGTCATCTCGATTTTTGCTATGATTGTTGCCGGTGCACTCGAGGTTGCTCGGCTTGATTATGTTAGAAGAAACAATTACTATGATCTCAAGACCATTCCCATGTCGATCTTTTGGCAAGTCCCACAGTACTTTCTTGTTGGATGCGCAGAAGTTTTCACATTTATCGGACAACTCGAGTTCTTTTACGACCAAGCGCCTGATGCCATGAGAAGCTTGTGCTCCGCGCTATCACTCACAACTAATGCATTGGGCAATTATCTAAGCACGTTGCTGGTAATAATCGTGACAAAATTGACGGCTAGCAATGGCAGGCTTGGCTGGATTCCTGATAACTTGAATAGAGGTCGTCTCGACTACTTTTACTGGCTCCTAGCCATTCTCAGCTCCATCAATTTCTTTGTTTACCTGTTGATTGCAAACTGGTACACTTACAAGAAAGTTGCAAGAAAATTGTAAGCGATAATGGAGCAGGACGACCACTTTCCGGTTTCAAGAAATCTCCGGAAACCTTGCCGGAGGAGACGAACAAATCCATTCGGATCTTATATTCagaaatattgtttttattCCGATTTTATGTTCGTAGCATCATTGTTGTCCGCTTATTTTCTTTCCTAACATGTAATCGGCGTCTCCACTTGGTATTATTCTACGACAACTTCAAATACACTATCTACGCATAAATTATTATTGAAGAACTATTTTCAAGACTTACCTATGATGCTTCACTTACCAGAATTGCAACAAAAAATTCCTTATTACTATGGATTCCTGAAGGTTATGTACTTATGTAGATCAGAGTTGTCACCTTTTTGATCTAACAGGCATTTAAATTTCTAACATTTTCACCACATTTATTTAAAATACGACCTCCATTCGCTACAAACATGTAATACAACTCGTTTCCTTCTGTTATTTTAACAAACAGGTTCTCGAGCTCGAGAAAGTTGAACTCAAGGGAAACTTGTGAAATTCCTGGTAGGGGGATATTACGAGCTCTCGCTGCAGGTACACGTCCGTCGGAATATGGTAAGTACAAGATATTTTGTTTACTGTAATAAGTTATTAGTACCTGATGAGTTTGACAAAGTAGACTAGCAGAACATTCATTTATCTTCATCAAAAgaaaaatagttttaaaaaagaaaattaacttGCATGGATTCTATACGTGGATCAATAATCTAAAGTCTTCtatcttttaatttaatatgGAACGTTCTTTAACAAAAGCGACTCTTTTGAGTTTTGTAGCAGTGCAGAGAGATAATAAAACATGTATGGCtataaataacaaatatatcTTATGATTATTAATCCTTATGATGTATATCTCCTTTTTTATTGgtacataaataaatatattactcAACCAATACAAGAACAAATATACTGGGCATTCCCAGACCAAATACAGATAAAGTCTAATAAGAGCAGAGTTCACTAGGCCACAATCATATCACCATCTTAACAGATTTAGGGGATATAAGTTGTAAATACAATGATAAACATGCACTTTAACTTTAAAGAAAGTCCTATCTAAATCTGCATCCAGTCCTTCAAACATCTTCATATTTCAAGCAGTCCAATTATGATAATTGGTAGCCGAGAAAGCCAATGTTCTTGCTTTAGAGATTTTCGAAGTCGGTCTATTCCGAACTGCAAAGGCAGCATCCCTTATCCAGGACAAAAGGAAGTCTATCCCGGGTAGGAGTCACCTCTGAGCTCCAAGCCAAAGTGTAAAGGCATGCTTTGGCAAAATGTAAGAACCCCAAACAACTGATGCTCAGGAGACCATTTGTCTGCAAGGCCGAAAGTAGTGATAAACTCTGTTAGCACCCAAGGTGCTATGACCAAACCAGGAGTCCAGCCTCGCAGCTGAGGGAGAGTCTGCAGAGGCAAGAAGCTCATCTCTTATATAAAGAACCCGCTTGATGAGAGAGGAGTCCGAACGCCTGACTTTCCATGTCCATAAATCCACCCTAGAGGGGTAAATATGGTGTAGTCACCGACGCCATAATGATTGTCTGTCTGATTGAAAATGTCATAGGACTTTTGAGAGTAGGGATTTATTCCAGCTCCTCGAATCACGAAGACTGCCTTCATCTTTAGAAAAGCACATAGAAGCCCAAGATACCGCCGAATGGTTGGACTCCTGATTTAACATGACGCAGGTATATCTATAAGCAAAAACAGCAGCAGAGATAATTCATATAAATGGTATAATACGAGCCATGCAAAGGATTTCCGGCTGCTATCACATTAATAATTGTGGAGATTGTTTGATTATTGTGAACAATAATTGCACTTATTGTCAAGTGCAGAATGGAAATATAGTTTTCGCAttgcttattttttttaaagtaaacGATCCTCGTGTTTTTGGTCAGCTATGCCAGTTATCTTCTAGGCTCTAGCTGTTTTAAGGTCCCCTCCTCATGGCTATCCTGACATCACATATCGCCGAGCAAGCGACCAACATAGTAGGTCTTGGGAGTTACT
This is a stretch of genomic DNA from Primulina eburnea isolate SZY01 chromosome 11, ASM2296580v1, whole genome shotgun sequence. It encodes these proteins:
- the LOC140806150 gene encoding protein NRT1/ PTR FAMILY 8.1-like; protein product: MGEEYMHTNDGTLDIHKRPANKEKTGNWKACRFILLTECCERLAYYGMGTNLVNYLELRLNQGNATASNTVTNWSGTCYITPLIGAFLADSYLGRYWTIATFSTIYVLGMTLLTISASVHGLKPECDENACHPTSSQTAIFFVALYLIALGTGGIKPCVSSFGADQFDESDENEKKKKSSFFNWFYMSINVGALIAASVLVWIQMNVGWSWGFGIPAVSMAIAVAFFFFGSHLYRIQVPGGSPLTRIAQVLVASLRKAHVKVPLDRSLLYETVDMESKIQGSRKLEHTEKFRFFDKAAVETETDDSKGEGQPWKLCTVTQVEEFKSVIRLLPIWASGIVFSTVYSQMSTMFVLQGNTMDQSIGPNFKIPSASLSLFDTLSVIFWTLVYDLVIIPKARKFTGNERGFTQLQRMGIGLVISIFAMIVAGALEVARLDYVRRNNYYDLKTIPMSIFWQVPQYFLVGCAEVFTFIGQLEFFYDQAPDAMRSLCSALSLTTNALGNYLSTLLVIIVTKLTASNGRLGWIPDNLNRGRLDYFYWLLAILSSINFFVYLLIANWYTYKKVARKL